A genomic segment from Xyrauchen texanus isolate HMW12.3.18 chromosome 21, RBS_HiC_50CHRs, whole genome shotgun sequence encodes:
- the LOC127661279 gene encoding protein phosphatase 1 regulatory subunit 3E-like, whose translation MEDETVAMLPPKNCIPRNYSCIAGLFGSLAASEQKLEDGDGDMEGENDTHGDCEQLEISVVNEKPRGRESFPKPPHSPTTRRRCKSLPTPAERAKLEIARSQSPSIQKRVRFADSLGLDLISIKHFDDTEMPEVPERVIDKFKKARALHLNNFDKSNTSSQSVFLELLFTNPGSLPHFLDRVKEVKVLLESVHADEFSLSGIVRVLNLAFEKSVYLRYTLNSWTTCMDILASYVPHSSDGLTDQFSFKIITPSFLECGGTLQFAIKYCVRGGEFWDNNNGYNYKVRRHRFKISPPREWENGWIHFI comes from the coding sequence ATGGAAGACGAGACTGTAGCAATGCTGCCTCCCAAGAACTGCATCCCCAGAAACTACAGCTGTATCGCTGGGCTGTTCGGGAGCTTGGCAGCATCAGAGCAGAAACTGGAGGACGGAGACGGGGACATGGAGGGAGAGAACGACACCCACGGAGACTGCGAACAATTAGAAATCAGCGTAGTGAATGAGAAACCAAGGGGAAGAGAGTCGTTCCCGAAGCCCCCGCACAGCCCGACAACGCGCCGCAGGTGTAAATCTCTCCCCACACCGGCCGAAAGAGCCAAACTAGAGATCGCACGAAGCCAGAGCCCGAGCATTCAGAAAAGGGTCCGATTCGCGGACTCTCTCGGTCTGGATCTGATTTCTATTAAACACTTTGATGACACGGAAATGCCTGAAGTACCAGAGCGCGTCATTGACAAATTCAAGAAAGCCAGAGCTCTCCACTTGAACAACTTCGACAAGTCGAACACATCGAGCCAGTCCGTGTTCCTGGAGCTGCTCTTCACAAATCCAGGATCTCTGCCACACTTCCTAGACAGAGTGAAAGAGGTGAAGGTTTTGCTGGAGTCGGTTCATGCGGATGAATTCAGCCTGTCGGGGATCGTTCGGGTCCTCAACTTGGCTTTCGAGAAAAGCGTCTATTTGAGGTACACCTTAAATAGCTGGACGACATGTATGGATATTCTGGCGTCTTACGTCCCTCATTCAAGTGACGGGCTGACGGACCAATTTAGCTTCAAAATCATCACCCCGAGCTTTCTGGAGTGTGGCGGAACCCTGCAGTTTGCCATAAAGTACTGTGTCCGAGGGGGTGAATTTTGGGATAACAACAATGGATACAATTACAAAGTGAGACGCCACAGGTTTAAAATCTCTCCTCCGAGGGAATGGGAAAACGGGTGGATTCATTTCATTTAG
- the LOC127661277 gene encoding uncharacterized protein LOC127661277: MNITQAFESDFTDAEKQHAVLDSTDGDTEALDRQYVHVLLDISEEDDWMEQDKHEFQSQTGWEDAVEGWGRSPPLALFLQAQRKGKRIKQNIIDSHCILCAELNLPICCTAGSAPEPCYDISDENFRKTDPIPQDFVMEAHNTPSSASSDVIHSQLNISGPLINKLPSGDDQCAHNKSLSVCYCHKAPCLMLKEKGVGQVGLSFNNFSVLPPVKESRNLRSSSLFKRMEPIDWYPAEEGVIEAMTPGATGAVSDGERVGVNGENSYQGSPTSKHRLGQRSNDLPSTCNIILNKKYELPSRTVADTLPRSTYPLGANLRQDELAKPSPRNNTSYRLYSGHKVNSQRRPETQHLMLTGTRLPMPVSSQRIL, translated from the exons ATGAATATCACCCAGGCCTTTGAATCAGACTTTACTGATGCTGAGAAACAACATGCAGTTCTGGACAGCACAGATGGGGACACAGAGGCATTGGACAGACAGTATGTCCATGTGCTGTTAGATATCAGTGAAGAGGATGATTGGATGGAGCAGGACAAACATGAGTTTCAGAGTCAGACTGGCTGGGAAGATGCT GTTGAGGGATGGGGGAGATCTCCCCCTCTTGCTTTATTCCTTCAAGCTCAAAGGAAGGGGAAGAGAATCAAGCAAAACATTATAGACTCTCATTGCATCCTCTGTGCTGAGCTGAATCTCCCTATCTGTTGCACAGCTGGAAGTGCTCCCGAACCTTGCTATGACATTTCAGATGAAAACTTCAGAAAGACTGACCCTATCCCTCAGGATTTTGTCATGGAAGCTCATAACACCCCTTCCTCTGCCTCATCAGATGTAATTCACTCTCAGCTAAATATATCAGGGCCATTAATCAATAAATTGCCATCTGGAGATGATCAATGTGCACACAACAAATCTCTTTCAGTCTGCTATTGCCATAAAGCTCCGTGTTTAATGCTAAAGGAAAAGGGAGTTGGTCAGGTAGGTCTCAGCTTCAACAATTTTAGTGTGTTGCCCCCTGTCAAAGAGTCCAGAAATCTGAGGAGCTCCAGTCTTTTTAAAAGGATGGAGCCAATAGACTGGTACCCAGCTGAGGAAGGAGTCATTGAGGCCATGACACCTGGCGCCACTGGTGCTGTCTCAGATGGTGAAAGAGTGGGTGTCAATGGTGAGAACAGCTATCAGGGATCTCCCACCTCTAAACACCGGCTGGGTCAGCGCAGCAATGACCTGCCATCTACttgtaacattattttgaataagaAGTATGAGCTGCCCTCCAGGACTGTAGCAGATACATTACCTCGGTCTACATACCCCCTGGGAGCTAACCTCAGACAGGATGAGCTGGCAAAGCCTTCCCCCAGGAACAACACTAGTTATAGACTTTATTCTGGACACAAAGTGAATAGTCAGAGAAGACCTGAAACTCAGCACCTAATGCTGACTGGAACGAGACTTCCAATGCCAGTGTCCAGTCAGAGAATATTATAA